One stretch of Planctomycetota bacterium DNA includes these proteins:
- a CDS encoding thymidylate synthase: MKAYLDLLRHVFTHGSPKSDRTGTGTRSCFGHQMRFDLAAGFPLVTTKKIHTKSVIHELLWFLRGETNVRPLQDAGVRIWNEWADPDTGDLGPIYGYQWRSWPAPDGGHIDQISQLVRDLKSNPDSRRLIVSAWNVADIPRMALAPCHTLFQFYVAEGRLSCQLYQRSADLFLGVPFNIASYALLTMMLAQVTGLRLGDFVHTFGDVHIYDNHHEQVREQLSRTPRPLPTMKLNPNVKSLFDFKYEDFTLENYEPHPAIPAPVAV, translated from the coding sequence ATGAAGGCCTACCTCGACCTGCTCCGACACGTTTTCACGCACGGCTCGCCCAAAAGCGACCGCACCGGCACCGGCACGCGAAGCTGCTTCGGCCACCAGATGCGCTTCGACCTTGCCGCCGGCTTCCCGCTCGTCACCACCAAGAAGATCCACACCAAGTCCGTCATCCACGAACTGCTCTGGTTCCTCCGCGGCGAAACCAATGTCCGCCCGCTTCAGGACGCAGGCGTGCGCATCTGGAACGAATGGGCGGACCCCGACACGGGCGACCTCGGCCCGATCTACGGATATCAATGGCGAAGCTGGCCCGCGCCGGACGGGGGTCACATCGACCAGATCAGTCAGCTTGTCCGCGACCTGAAGAGCAATCCCGATTCGCGCCGATTGATCGTCAGTGCATGGAACGTGGCGGACATTCCCCGCATGGCGCTGGCCCCGTGTCATACGCTCTTTCAGTTCTACGTCGCCGAGGGCCGGCTCTCGTGTCAGCTCTATCAGCGCTCCGCCGACCTGTTCCTCGGCGTGCCGTTCAACATCGCCTCGTATGCGCTGCTCACCATGATGCTCGCGCAGGTCACAGGCCTTCGACTCGGCGACTTCGTGCATACCTTCGGCGATGTGCACATCTACGACAACCACCACGAACAGGTCCGCGAGCAGCTTTCCCGCACGCCCCGACCCCTGCCGACGATGAAGCTCAACCCGAATGTGAAGTCCCTCTTCGACTTCAAATACGAAGACTTCACCCTCGAAAACTACGAGCCGCACCCGGCCATCCCCGCGCCGGTCGCGGTGTGA
- a CDS encoding peptidylprolyl isomerase has protein sequence MSDESTCPPRHRIRVDTTEGAFIIELRPDIAPRTAENFQQLVHNGFYDGLTFHRVIPDFIVQAGCPHGDGTGGPGYTVNAEFNDLPHEKGTVSMARTNNPDSAGSQFFICLSRDNCQHLDGQYTAFGKVIEGIDIIDRLAAVPLIYPELGTPMDPPMILHCTEEWNEQTSA, from the coding sequence ATGAGCGACGAATCGACCTGTCCGCCGCGCCATCGCATCCGCGTCGACACCACCGAAGGCGCCTTCATCATCGAGCTTCGCCCCGACATCGCTCCGCGCACCGCTGAAAACTTTCAGCAGCTTGTGCATAACGGGTTCTACGACGGCCTGACCTTCCACCGCGTCATTCCCGACTTCATCGTTCAGGCCGGCTGCCCGCACGGCGACGGCACCGGCGGACCCGGCTACACCGTCAACGCCGAGTTCAACGACCTGCCCCATGAGAAGGGCACCGTCTCGATGGCCCGCACGAACAATCCCGACTCGGCCGGCTCGCAGTTTTTCATCTGCCTCTCCCGCGACAACTGCCAGCACCTCGACGGCCAGTACACCGCCTTTGGCAAAGTCATCGAAGGCATCGACATCATCGACCGCCTCGCCGCCGTCCCGCTCATCTACCCCGAACTCGGCACGCCGATGGACCCGCCGATGATCCTCCACTGCACGGAGGAATGGAACGAGCAGACCAGCGCGTGA
- a CDS encoding protein kinase — protein MPAESFNDVMVDRIDDIRCAKCGQSVKLDNVKPLSSMTCPGCGATIAVPGKIGQFMLTRLMGAGAMGAVFEATDTTLGRRVAVKVMRRQQGDDDQKAMVNFLSEARALAAVNHRNVVQVHTIGQHRGQPYIVMELVNGPTQLEPIVLRREPMDEKRVLEIGKDVAEGLAVAARLKLIHGDIKPGNILLAADGTAKVVDFGLVRRAGKSDDEPVWGTPYYIAPERVRGEPPSMRTDIFSLGATLWHLLVGSPPFTGSTVKEVIAARMAGEAPNLLDARDDVNKATAHVIGRMIALDPSKRYEDYATVIDRLDNALKALEARTIERQSRPSIQPARRVDKAKSGTVKSAKRPGKKKSSGLQLIIFAAIIVLLLGLIGSMVWFANRQADQSGADQPQDTGRIDEDFNGPALGAGWTAVGGGSFDKSGHYVLAVDKANPGPVGLSRSLPDGKVTCDVKLNPILGRGGNMSIAIDAPDGGGLRLTLSHNASLKPVLSGEVRDGATVVKTAVAELPYEPEAMSLRIEWTQQFHEWFVRYRLGPTDPFEQHPLGRVTVSESGDQARTLRMELSGSGGGRMTVGLDAVRIEP, from the coding sequence TTGCCGGCTGAATCGTTCAACGACGTGATGGTCGATCGGATCGACGACATCCGCTGCGCCAAATGCGGGCAGTCGGTCAAACTCGACAACGTCAAGCCGCTTTCATCGATGACCTGTCCTGGCTGCGGGGCGACCATTGCCGTGCCCGGCAAGATCGGGCAGTTCATGCTGACGCGGCTCATGGGCGCCGGCGCAATGGGCGCGGTCTTTGAAGCGACCGACACGACGCTTGGCCGGCGCGTCGCCGTCAAGGTCATGCGACGCCAGCAGGGTGACGACGATCAGAAGGCGATGGTCAACTTCCTCTCCGAAGCCCGCGCCCTGGCGGCGGTCAACCATCGCAACGTCGTGCAGGTGCACACCATCGGTCAGCACCGCGGACAACCGTACATCGTGATGGAACTGGTCAACGGACCCACGCAGCTTGAGCCGATCGTTTTGCGGCGCGAGCCGATGGACGAAAAGCGCGTGCTCGAAATCGGCAAGGACGTGGCCGAGGGACTCGCCGTCGCCGCCCGGCTCAAGCTCATTCACGGCGACATCAAGCCGGGCAACATCCTGCTCGCCGCCGACGGAACCGCGAAGGTCGTGGACTTCGGCCTCGTCCGCCGGGCCGGTAAGAGCGACGACGAGCCCGTCTGGGGGACGCCCTACTACATCGCCCCCGAGCGCGTGCGCGGCGAGCCGCCGAGCATGCGCACCGATATCTTCAGCTTGGGCGCGACGCTCTGGCATCTGCTCGTCGGCTCTCCGCCGTTCACCGGCTCGACCGTCAAGGAGGTCATCGCCGCACGCATGGCCGGCGAAGCGCCGAACCTGCTCGACGCCCGCGACGATGTGAACAAGGCGACGGCCCATGTGATCGGCCGCATGATCGCCCTCGATCCATCGAAGCGCTACGAAGACTACGCCACCGTCATCGACCGGCTCGACAATGCGCTCAAGGCCCTCGAAGCCCGCACGATCGAGCGCCAGTCGCGCCCGTCGATTCAGCCCGCCCGACGCGTCGACAAGGCCAAGTCCGGCACCGTCAAATCCGCCAAGCGCCCCGGCAAAAAAAAATCGTCGGGCCTGCAACTGATCATCTTCGCCGCCATCATCGTCCTGCTGCTCGGGCTCATCGGCTCCATGGTCTGGTTCGCCAATCGACAGGCCGATCAATCCGGCGCCGACCAACCGCAGGACACCGGCCGCATCGACGAAGACTTCAACGGCCCGGCGCTCGGGGCCGGTTGGACCGCCGTCGGCGGTGGCTCGTTCGACAAGTCCGGGCATTACGTGCTGGCGGTCGACAAGGCGAACCCCGGCCCGGTCGGGCTCAGCCGATCGCTCCCCGACGGCAAGGTGACTTGCGATGTGAAGCTCAATCCGATCCTCGGACGCGGGGGAAATATGTCGATCGCGATCGACGCCCCCGACGGCGGGGGCCTGCGGCTGACCTTATCGCATAACGCCAGTCTCAAGCCGGTGTTGAGCGGCGAGGTGCGGGACGGGGCGACGGTGGTCAAAACCGCCGTGGCGGAGCTGCCGTACGAACCGGAGGCGATGAGTCTGCGTATTGAGTGGACTCAGCAATTCCACGAGTGGTTCGTGCGTTATCGGCTGGGTCCGACGGATCCGTTCGAGCAGCACCCGCTGGGGCGGGTCACGGTGTCCGAATCGGGCGATCAAGCCCGGACGCTGCGGATGGAGCTGAGCGGGTCGGGGGGCGGTCGAATGACGGTCGGTTTGGACGCCGTTCGGATCGAACCGTGA
- a CDS encoding dihydrofolate reductase, producing MIISLVAAMSENRVIGREGQLPWHLPDDLKFFKQLTSGHTVIMGRKTYDSVGFPLPKRRNIVLTRRDDFHPAGVEAVSTLDAALDLVRDEAEVFIVGGAEIYKVALPRAQRVYLTLIHANFDGDAFFPPLPLTEWRITHRDHHPADERHAQDFTFATFERLSR from the coding sequence ATGATCATCAGTCTCGTGGCGGCGATGAGCGAAAATCGCGTGATCGGGCGCGAAGGCCAGTTGCCCTGGCATTTGCCCGATGACCTCAAGTTCTTCAAGCAGCTCACCAGCGGACACACCGTCATCATGGGTCGCAAGACCTATGACTCCGTCGGCTTCCCGCTCCCCAAGCGGCGCAACATCGTGCTCACCCGCCGCGATGATTTTCATCCCGCGGGCGTCGAAGCGGTCAGCACGCTCGACGCAGCGCTCGATCTCGTGCGCGATGAAGCGGAAGTCTTCATCGTCGGCGGGGCGGAGATCTACAAGGTGGCGCTCCCGCGGGCGCAGCGCGTGTATCTGACGCTGATTCACGCAAACTTCGACGGCGACGCGTTCTTCCCGCCGCTGCCGCTGACCGAATGGCGCATCACGCATCGCGACCATCATCCCGCTGACGAACGACACGCGCAGGACTTCACCTTCGCGACCTTCGAGCGGCTGTCGCGATGA
- a CDS encoding peptidylprolyl isomerase gives MTTSKGDIVLELFENEAPNSVANFISLVEKGFYDGVPFHRVLAGFMAQGGDPTGTGAGGPGYAIKCECYAPNARMHFRGSLSMAHAGRDTGGSQFFLTFVPTGHLNGKHTVFGRVIEGMDVLSKLNRISPGEGGEPDKMVKVTVIRKRDHAYKPVTIPSDR, from the coding sequence ATGACCACGAGCAAGGGCGACATCGTGCTGGAGCTGTTCGAGAACGAAGCGCCCAACTCGGTCGCCAACTTCATCAGTCTCGTCGAAAAGGGGTTCTACGACGGCGTGCCGTTCCACCGCGTGCTCGCCGGGTTCATGGCCCAGGGCGGCGACCCGACCGGCACCGGCGCCGGCGGGCCCGGCTACGCCATCAAGTGCGAATGCTACGCGCCCAACGCACGCATGCACTTCCGCGGGTCGCTGAGCATGGCGCACGCCGGCCGCGACACCGGCGGGTCGCAGTTCTTCCTGACCTTCGTCCCCACCGGCCACCTCAACGGCAAACACACCGTCTTCGGCCGGGTCATCGAAGGCATGGACGTGCTCAGCAAACTCAACCGCATCTCCCCGGGAGAGGGCGGCGAACCCGACAAGATGGTCAAGGTCACGGTGATCCGCAAACGCGATCACGCGTACAAGCCGGTGACCATTCCCTCCGATCGCTGA
- the cmoA gene encoding carboxy-S-adenosyl-L-methionine synthase CmoA, which yields MDAMNIKQPPATGADKVFAEPKSRVDDFSFNQQVADVFDDMLDRSVPYYGEIQRQIAELASDFATADGPIYDLGCSTVNSFIAIDRYLPADFSTKFIGIDSSKEMLEKARQKLEEIKFRHPYELRHGDLNHGIAIDNASVVLLTLTLQFVRPMHRDHLLKSIFDGMAPNGCILLVEKVLGEHSTYNRLFIKHYYEMKRRNGYSEMEIAQKREALENVLIPYRLEENKELLRRVGFEHIDVFFKWYNFCGIIAMKA from the coding sequence ATGGACGCCATGAACATCAAGCAACCGCCCGCCACCGGAGCCGACAAGGTCTTCGCCGAGCCCAAGTCGCGCGTCGACGACTTTTCCTTCAACCAGCAGGTCGCCGACGTCTTCGATGACATGCTCGACCGCTCCGTGCCGTACTACGGCGAGATTCAGCGGCAGATCGCCGAACTCGCCTCCGACTTCGCCACCGCCGACGGCCCGATCTACGACCTGGGCTGCTCCACCGTCAACAGCTTCATCGCCATCGACCGCTATCTCCCCGCCGACTTCTCCACGAAATTCATCGGCATCGACTCGTCGAAGGAGATGCTCGAAAAGGCGCGCCAGAAACTCGAAGAGATCAAATTCCGCCACCCCTACGAGCTGCGCCACGGCGACTTGAACCACGGGATCGCCATCGATAACGCCTCCGTCGTCCTGCTGACGCTCACGCTTCAGTTCGTCCGCCCCATGCACCGCGACCACCTGCTCAAGAGCATCTTCGACGGCATGGCGCCCAATGGGTGCATCCTCCTCGTCGAAAAAGTGCTCGGCGAGCACTCGACGTACAATCGGCTCTTCATCAAGCACTACTACGAGATGAAGCGCCGCAACGGGTACAGCGAGATGGAGATCGCGCAGAAGCGCGAGGCGCTGGAGAATGTGCTCATTCCCTATCGGCTCGAGGAGAACAAGGAACTGCTCCGCCGCGTGGGCTTCGAGCACATCGACGTCTTTTTCAAGTGGTACAACTTCTGCGGCATCATCGCGATGAAAGCGTAA
- a CDS encoding LptF/LptG family permease produces the protein MPLTLYWYILRDLLKLLVAAAGVLVVVMSFGFAVKPISEGLLDPWQLVKVICYTMPGMLTFALPFAAAFASTLVFFRLAQDNEINACAASGVSYRELLTPVVLLGLVLTLGLFWMSNWVVPRFWRLVAAEIEQDVAKLVVRQIQRREVVELGKLVLYADHAQDNVTIADRPKDGPQPYNTLVLDGVAVARLDEHSALRSDYTAERAVVDLYRDESQDRIYATMLLTNVTINDPESGTLISVARQPIEPQEIESPFEQKPKFLSLPRLKRLVQEPERSRGVRDAKLGLIESLGHQAILRQAHDALVDGKHELELTSPQGQRYVITGPPRDPAGRKMRLEASGNDKVVVRARAGDVTTQRLEAEAATLEVVPNDVSGEPRMNLVLERVKVIDQALPAPSLLREVTLPLLRTDNPIIEPLRALSIDGLLGKARPHEQPDIKRSSMILTRQLNSLLRDITSRLHERAAIAVNSLLVLLLGAVMSMLLRQQTPLAIFFWCFMPTVVAFLLISTGQNLIGWEKMAPIVGMFTVWSGNLALAALVVFVYLRLCRN, from the coding sequence ATGCCCCTGACGCTCTACTGGTACATCCTGCGCGATCTGCTGAAGCTGCTTGTCGCGGCGGCGGGCGTGCTGGTCGTCGTCATGAGCTTCGGCTTCGCCGTCAAGCCCATCAGTGAAGGTCTGCTCGATCCCTGGCAGCTCGTCAAAGTCATCTGTTACACCATGCCGGGCATGCTCACGTTCGCCCTCCCCTTCGCCGCGGCCTTCGCCAGCACGCTCGTCTTCTTCCGCCTCGCGCAGGACAACGAGATCAACGCCTGCGCCGCCAGCGGCGTCAGCTACCGCGAACTGCTCACCCCCGTCGTCCTGCTGGGCCTGGTGCTGACGCTCGGACTTTTCTGGATGAGCAACTGGGTGGTGCCGCGGTTCTGGCGGCTTGTCGCGGCGGAGATCGAGCAGGATGTGGCCAAGCTCGTCGTCCGGCAGATTCAGCGCCGCGAAGTCGTCGAGCTCGGCAAGCTGGTGCTCTACGCCGATCACGCGCAGGACAATGTCACGATCGCCGATCGCCCCAAGGACGGGCCTCAGCCGTACAACACGCTCGTGCTCGACGGCGTGGCGGTGGCCCGGCTCGATGAGCATTCCGCGTTGCGCTCCGACTACACCGCCGAGCGTGCGGTCGTCGATCTGTATCGTGATGAATCGCAGGACCGCATCTACGCGACGATGCTGCTGACGAATGTAACGATCAACGACCCCGAATCGGGGACGCTCATTTCCGTCGCGCGGCAGCCGATCGAGCCGCAGGAAATTGAAAGCCCCTTCGAGCAGAAGCCCAAGTTTCTTTCGCTGCCGCGCCTGAAGCGTCTGGTGCAGGAGCCGGAGCGCAGCCGGGGCGTGCGCGATGCGAAGCTGGGGCTCATCGAATCGCTCGGTCATCAGGCGATTCTCCGGCAGGCGCACGATGCGCTCGTCGATGGCAAGCACGAGCTGGAGCTGACCAGCCCGCAGGGTCAGCGTTACGTCATCACCGGCCCGCCGCGCGATCCGGCAGGGCGGAAGATGCGACTCGAAGCCAGCGGGAACGACAAGGTGGTGGTCCGCGCGCGGGCCGGCGACGTGACGACGCAGCGGCTCGAAGCGGAGGCGGCGACGCTCGAAGTCGTGCCCAACGATGTGAGCGGCGAGCCGCGGATGAACCTCGTGCTCGAGCGCGTCAAGGTGATCGATCAGGCGCTGCCCGCACCGAGCTTGCTGCGCGAAGTGACGCTGCCGCTGTTGCGCACGGACAATCCGATCATCGAACCGCTGCGCGCCCTGTCGATCGACGGGCTTCTGGGCAAGGCCAGGCCGCACGAACAGCCGGACATCAAGCGGTCGAGCATGATCCTCACGCGCCAGCTCAACAGTCTGCTGCGCGACATCACCAGCCGACTGCACGAACGCGCCGCCATCGCCGTCAACAGTCTGCTCGTGCTCCTGCTGGGCGCGGTGATGAGCATGCTTCTGCGGCAGCAGACGCCGCTGGCGATCTTCTTCTGGTGCTTCATGCCGACGGTCGTGGCGTTCCTGCTCATCTCGACGGGGCAGAACCTCATCGGATGGGAGAAGATGGCGCCGATCGTCGGCATGTTCACGGTCTGGAGCGGCAACCTCGCCTTGGCCGCGCTGGTCGTCTTCGTTTACCTGCGGCTGTGTCGAAACTGA
- a CDS encoding LptF/LptG family permease — translation MRTLDRYILRLFLMNLVILFAVMIGLIILLDLITNFDEFVQAAQRIEGGWWAHAWGVMNAMVDFYGPILFLLFVYLVGLPPVGAAGFTLAALIRNRELVAMMAGGISLHRVALPILVVGFAANVLMVADQELVLPAMAQKLGRTRAEIKLGQIRQTPIRLMPDGNGSLFTAAKFDLEHNTLHQVSILRRQKIDDARFGRATERISAAQAIWDDKNKGWQLENGYGLMNDLGTDNRSPFAERKPVEVNFIASDLDPISIMLNKRAEFRKLLSLRQLTELIHSSGAVDVADLERIRHSRFSLPVINMLILMMGVPFFLVRAPANLLRQSIKAAVVCIGAWASGFIMLQIAPGALPPAAIAWMPVAMYLPMAFYRMDTVET, via the coding sequence ATGAGAACGCTCGACCGCTACATCCTCCGCCTGTTTCTGATGAATCTGGTCATCCTCTTCGCCGTGATGATCGGCCTGATCATCCTGCTGGACCTGATCACGAACTTCGACGAATTCGTGCAGGCGGCCCAACGCATCGAGGGCGGTTGGTGGGCGCATGCATGGGGCGTCATGAACGCCATGGTCGATTTCTACGGGCCGATCCTCTTTCTGTTGTTCGTCTACCTGGTGGGCCTCCCGCCCGTCGGCGCCGCGGGGTTCACCCTCGCCGCGCTCATTCGCAATCGCGAACTCGTCGCCATGATGGCCGGCGGGATCAGTCTGCACCGCGTGGCCCTGCCGATTCTCGTCGTGGGCTTCGCGGCGAATGTGCTCATGGTCGCCGATCAGGAACTGGTCCTGCCCGCCATGGCGCAGAAGCTCGGCCGCACGCGCGCCGAGATCAAGCTCGGCCAGATTCGCCAGACGCCCATCCGGCTCATGCCCGACGGCAACGGCTCGCTCTTCACCGCCGCGAAATTCGACCTGGAGCACAACACGCTGCATCAGGTGAGCATCCTCCGTCGCCAGAAAATCGACGACGCGCGCTTCGGCCGGGCGACCGAGCGCATCAGCGCCGCCCAAGCCATCTGGGACGACAAGAACAAGGGATGGCAACTCGAAAACGGATACGGTCTGATGAACGATCTGGGCACGGACAACCGCTCGCCCTTCGCCGAGCGCAAGCCCGTCGAAGTCAACTTCATCGCCTCGGACCTGGACCCGATCAGCATCATGCTCAACAAGCGCGCCGAGTTTCGCAAGCTGCTTAGTTTGCGGCAGCTCACCGAGCTGATTCATTCATCGGGGGCGGTCGACGTGGCGGACCTGGAGCGCATTCGCCACAGCCGCTTCAGTCTGCCGGTCATCAACATGCTGATTCTGATGATGGGCGTGCCGTTCTTTCTGGTGCGGGCGCCGGCGAATCTCTTGCGGCAGTCGATCAAGGCGGCGGTGGTGTGCATCGGGGCCTGGGCCAGCGGGTTCATCATGCTCCAGATCGCCCCCGGGGCGCTGCCGCCGGCGGCGATCGCGTGGATGCCCGTGGCGATGTATCTGCCGATGGCGTTCTACCGCATGGATACGGTCGAGACCTGA
- a CDS encoding ROK family protein — protein MSSHPFGGMTTMSKHHDSTASAVPTLLRRMNERRVLETLMRFGPQSRADLTRVTGISAPTISKAVAMLVEAGLIEEQDVHENKTGRPGRLYSLATAASQMVGVVIGPKHCHVAASGLDCKITEERATRFDTPDTYNELLDEIVENVRKVVAMHKARVLGVCVTVPSVVDPQTHPKIDAPALPLIHGRPLGADLSKRLKLRVIVTRQSQALCLAQRLAEPARSLDSFAFIDASDSLAMGVVIGGQLYRGQQGNTGALGRLRLNGSERPLEETATDAAFAHEASEQAGQEMSIEQAIDRMRSGDESLNEIVDVMLDNLSGAVAAVIDLFNTPAVFVHGQVLESDEEVMGKLTSRVRRMALGDSMDKCRVYAAAVALPLAPLAAFLSDLVSAQGPLFL, from the coding sequence ATGTCCAGTCACCCTTTTGGCGGCATGACAACAATGTCTAAACACCATGACTCCACAGCGTCGGCGGTCCCCACACTTCTGCGGCGGATGAATGAACGCCGCGTCCTCGAAACGCTGATGCGCTTCGGCCCGCAGTCGCGCGCCGACCTGACCCGCGTCACCGGCATCAGCGCGCCCACCATCTCCAAGGCCGTCGCCATGCTCGTCGAAGCCGGGCTCATCGAGGAGCAGGACGTTCACGAAAACAAGACCGGCCGGCCCGGACGGCTCTACTCGCTGGCCACCGCGGCGTCGCAGATGGTCGGCGTCGTCATCGGTCCCAAGCATTGTCACGTCGCCGCCAGCGGACTCGACTGCAAGATCACCGAAGAACGCGCCACGCGCTTCGACACCCCCGACACCTACAACGAACTGCTCGACGAAATCGTCGAGAACGTCCGCAAGGTCGTCGCGATGCACAAGGCCCGCGTGCTGGGCGTCTGCGTCACCGTGCCCTCGGTCGTCGATCCGCAGACGCATCCGAAGATCGACGCCCCCGCCCTGCCCCTCATTCATGGCCGCCCCCTCGGCGCCGACCTCTCCAAACGCCTCAAGCTCCGCGTCATCGTCACGCGCCAGTCGCAGGCCCTTTGCCTCGCCCAGCGCCTCGCCGAGCCCGCACGCAGTCTCGACAGCTTCGCGTTCATCGACGCCTCCGACTCCCTGGCGATGGGCGTCGTCATCGGCGGACAACTCTACCGCGGACAGCAGGGCAACACCGGCGCGCTCGGGCGGCTCCGACTCAACGGCTCCGAACGCCCCCTCGAGGAAACCGCCACCGACGCCGCCTTCGCGCATGAAGCGTCCGAACAGGCCGGTCAGGAAATGTCCATCGAACAGGCCATCGACCGCATGCGCAGCGGCGATGAGTCCCTCAACGAAATCGTCGATGTCATGCTCGACAATCTCTCCGGCGCCGTCGCCGCCGTCATCGATCTGTTCAACACCCCCGCCGTCTTCGTGCATGGCCAGGTGCTCGAATCCGATGAGGAAGTCATGGGCAAACTCACCTCGCGCGTCCGACGCATGGCGCTGGGCGATTCGATGGACAAGTGCCGCGTCTACGCCGCCGCCGTCGCCCTGCCCCTCGCGCCCCTCGCCGCCTTCCTCTCCGACCTCGTCAGCGCCCAGGGCCCCCTCTTCCTCTGA
- a CDS encoding RNA-binding protein, producing the protein MMDVAIRDEVIDLDQLLKLAGLVGSGGEAKYLIQSGEVCVNGEVEMRRRRKVRVGDVVSVTDAEEIRVTGRGGET; encoded by the coding sequence ATGATGGACGTTGCGATTCGTGATGAGGTGATTGATCTGGATCAGCTATTGAAGCTGGCGGGGTTGGTCGGGTCGGGGGGGGAGGCGAAATACCTGATTCAATCGGGGGAGGTCTGCGTCAACGGCGAAGTCGAGATGCGCCGGCGGCGGAAGGTGCGCGTCGGCGATGTGGTCTCGGTGACGGATGCGGAGGAGATCCGGGTGACGGGGCGCGGCGGGGAGACTTAA